A stretch of the Oceanicola sp. D3 genome encodes the following:
- a CDS encoding ATP-dependent helicase, with amino-acid sequence MSSPQQEQALSLSQQAVAARPAPYLDGLNPAQREAVEQLDGPVLMLAGAGTGKTKALTTRIAHLLLTQRARPNEILAVTFTNKAAREMKNRVAGLMGQAVEGMPWLGTFHAICVKLLRRHAELAGLKSNFTILDTDDQLRLLKQLVAAAGIDDKRWPARMLAGIIDQWKNRALTPDKVPAADAGAYDHKGVAIYREYQNRLKTLNAVDFGDLLLHMVTIFQEHEDVLAQYQRWFRYILVDEYQDTNVAQYLWLRLLAQGHKNICCVGDDDQSIYGWRGAEVGNILRFEKDFPGAHVVRLEQNYRSTPHILGAAGGVIAANKGRLGKELWTEAEEGEKVRLIGHWDGEEEARWIGDELEAMQGGTRGMRPIGLNECAILVRASHQMRAFEDRFLTIGLPYRVIGGPRFYERMEIRDAMAYFRVAVSPDDDLAFERIVNTPKRGLGEKAIQKMQRAARANGVSLFEGARILVASGELTGKAKGQLGALLEGFGRWHGGALNEDDHIELAEQILEESGYTDMWQNDKTPEAPGRLENLKELVKALESFENLQGFLEHVALIMDNESEDDGPKVSIMTLHAAKGLEFPAVFLPGWEDGLFPSQRSMDESGVKGLEEERRLAYVGITRAEELCTISFAGNRRIYGQWQSALPSRFIDELPGEHVEVLTPPGLYGGGYGAAAGPGMGGGSGGEIRSTLHEDAARADGYKSPGWKRLQARAQVRGMSQPKESRNMVIDAEAVSSHSVGERVFHQKFGYGAITGIEGDKLEIAFEKAGVKKVVAKFVVPASSAADDIPF; translated from the coding sequence ATGAGCAGTCCGCAACAAGAACAGGCCCTGTCGCTCTCGCAGCAGGCGGTGGCCGCCCGACCCGCGCCCTATCTTGATGGGCTGAATCCCGCACAGCGTGAGGCGGTGGAGCAGCTTGACGGGCCGGTGCTGATGCTTGCGGGCGCGGGCACCGGCAAGACGAAGGCGCTGACCACGCGGATCGCGCACCTGTTGCTGACCCAGCGCGCGCGGCCCAATGAAATTCTCGCGGTGACCTTCACCAACAAGGCCGCACGAGAAATGAAAAATCGCGTGGCCGGGTTGATGGGGCAGGCGGTGGAGGGGATGCCGTGGTTGGGCACCTTCCACGCGATCTGCGTGAAGCTGCTACGCCGCCATGCCGAATTGGCCGGGCTGAAGAGCAACTTCACCATCCTTGATACCGATGACCAGTTAAGGCTTCTTAAACAGCTCGTCGCCGCTGCGGGTATCGACGACAAGCGCTGGCCCGCGCGGATGCTTGCCGGGATCATCGACCAGTGGAAGAACCGGGCCCTCACACCCGACAAGGTGCCCGCCGCCGATGCCGGGGCCTATGACCACAAGGGCGTGGCGATCTACCGTGAGTATCAGAACAGGTTGAAGACGCTGAACGCGGTCGATTTTGGCGACCTGCTGCTGCACATGGTCACGATCTTCCAAGAGCATGAGGATGTGCTGGCGCAGTATCAGCGCTGGTTTCGCTACATTCTTGTGGACGAGTATCAGGACACCAACGTGGCCCAATATCTGTGGCTGCGGCTGCTGGCGCAGGGGCACAAGAACATTTGCTGCGTGGGCGACGACGACCAGTCGATTTATGGCTGGCGGGGCGCTGAAGTGGGCAACATCCTGCGGTTTGAAAAGGATTTTCCCGGCGCGCATGTGGTGCGGCTGGAGCAGAACTATCGTTCGACGCCGCATATTCTGGGCGCTGCCGGGGGCGTGATTGCCGCCAACAAGGGGCGGCTGGGCAAGGAGCTGTGGACCGAGGCCGAAGAGGGCGAGAAGGTGCGCCTCATCGGCCATTGGGACGGCGAGGAAGAGGCTCGCTGGATCGGCGATGAGCTGGAGGCGATGCAGGGCGGCACGCGGGGAATGCGGCCTATCGGGTTGAACGAATGTGCAATTTTGGTGCGTGCCAGCCACCAGATGCGGGCGTTTGAAGACCGGTTTCTGACCATCGGCTTGCCCTACCGGGTGATCGGGGGGCCGCGGTTTTATGAGCGGATGGAGATCCGCGATGCGATGGCCTACTTCCGCGTGGCCGTCAGTCCGGACGATGATTTGGCGTTTGAACGGATCGTCAATACGCCCAAGCGGGGCTTGGGCGAAAAGGCGATTCAGAAGATGCAGCGGGCGGCGCGGGCGAACGGGGTTTCGCTGTTTGAAGGCGCGCGGATTCTGGTGGCCTCTGGCGAGCTGACGGGCAAGGCCAAGGGGCAACTCGGGGCGCTGCTGGAAGGGTTTGGCCGGTGGCATGGCGGGGCGTTGAACGAGGACGACCACATCGAGCTGGCCGAGCAGATTCTTGAAGAATCCGGCTACACCGACATGTGGCAAAACGACAAAACGCCCGAGGCGCCGGGGCGGCTGGAGAACCTGAAGGAACTGGTGAAGGCGCTGGAATCCTTTGAGAATCTGCAAGGGTTTCTGGAGCACGTCGCGCTGATCATGGACAATGAGAGCGAGGATGACGGGCCCAAGGTTTCTATCATGACGCTGCATGCGGCGAAGGGGCTGGAGTTTCCCGCCGTGTTCTTGCCGGGCTGGGAAGACGGGCTGTTTCCGAGCCAGCGCAGCATGGATGAGAGCGGGGTGAAGGGGCTCGAGGAGGAGCGGCGGCTGGCCTATGTGGGGATCACCCGGGCCGAGGAGCTTTGCACGATTTCCTTTGCGGGCAACCGGCGGATTTATGGCCAGTGGCAAAGCGCCCTGCCGAGCCGGTTTATCGACGAACTGCCGGGCGAGCATGTGGAAGTGCTGACGCCTCCGGGGCTCTACGGTGGCGGCTATGGCGCGGCGGCCGGGCCGGGCATGGGCGGCGGCAGCGGCGGCGAAATTCGCTCGACTTTACACGAGGATGCGGCGCGGGCGGATGGCTATAAGTCGCCGGGCTGGAAGCGGCTTCAGGCGCGGGCGCAGGTGCGTGGGATGAGCCAGCCGAAGGAGAGCCGGAACATGGTGATCGACGCTGAGGCGGTGTCATCGCACAGCGTGGGGGAGCGGGTGTTTCACCAGAAATTCGGCTATGGCGCGATTACCGGAATCGAGGGCGACAAGCTTGAAATCGCTTTTGAAAAAGCGGGCGTGAAGAAGGTTGTGGCCAAGTTCGTGGTGCCTGCGTCGAGCGCGGCGGATGATATTCCGTTCTAG